The Xanthomonas sp. CFBP 8443 genome has a window encoding:
- a CDS encoding VOC family protein, with translation MNAPRPVHALTVIYARNMERVAEFYRRTLSLELVEQGDCFVVVGNAHYEIAVVHAAGERARGPESGSHHLRAETPIKGSFLVESLERACSAAEAAGGAFKPIDLAWRWRDQLHLDGHDPEGNVVQLRASAV, from the coding sequence ATGAACGCGCCCCGGCCCGTCCACGCGCTGACCGTGATCTATGCCAGGAACATGGAGCGGGTGGCCGAGTTCTACCGGCGCACGCTGTCGCTGGAACTGGTGGAGCAGGGCGATTGCTTCGTGGTGGTGGGCAATGCGCACTACGAGATCGCGGTGGTCCATGCGGCCGGCGAGCGCGCGCGGGGTCCAGAGTCCGGCTCGCACCATCTGCGGGCCGAGACGCCAATCAAGGGCTCGTTCCTGGTCGAGAGCCTGGAACGCGCATGTTCCGCCGCCGAAGCGGCCGGCGGCGCCTTCAAGCCCATCGACTTGGCGTGGCGGTGGCGCGATCAACTCCACTTGGACGGCCACGATCCGGAAGGCAATGTCGTGCAGCTGCGCGCGAGCGCTGTCTGA